The Vicia villosa cultivar HV-30 ecotype Madison, WI unplaced genomic scaffold, Vvil1.0 ctg.002557F_1_1, whole genome shotgun sequence genome includes a region encoding these proteins:
- the LOC131639215 gene encoding probable helicase MAGATAMA 3 isoform X2 codes for MALDKEKLQEESVIRRFYQIILSWNYVTLLKHKHNAKTKPPKLMKVKDRYKDVDDYISTYEPLIFEEAKSQITQGKEDEEEGVDWMFGVVKSYTESDEFHFLEIPCELEEGESISQNDLLLISNEKYVGDTNTHAFALVENVRRYSEAKLLRVRLYLAGEFPRYNTKNMRTSPRLEKMQSYICETERQLHFLKMCNLSTIAREYVAIQTISILPFKDLILNAAGEDFGTDTEGWKIPSALKEYVEGSFNQYQRQAITAGLSSKAFVLIQGPPGTGKTQTILGILSTILHATPTRVHSKSGTYELKHGLQLPIEEKRRHWKLASPWLHSVNPRDSLMPKDGDDGFFPTTGNELKPEAITSTRKYRVRVLVCAPSNSALDEIVLRVLSGGIHDENDRAYCPKIVRIGLKAHHSIKAVSLDELVKKKRASANKSPTDKQSNASAGSNEDSIRTAILDEATIVFSTLSFSGSHLFTKLSRNFDVVIIDEAAQAVEPATLVPLANQCKKVFLVGDPAQLPATVISDIAKNHGYGTSLFERLKQAGYPIKMLKTQYRMHPEIRSFPSEEFYENSLEDGDGIKLQTVRDWHEYRCFGPFSFFDIHEGEETRPTGSGSWINVAEVDFVLLLYQKLVTLYPGLKSGNQVAIISPYSQQVKLFQQRFEETFGVSAEKVVDICTVDGCQGREKDVAIFSCVRASEDRGIGFLEDIRRMNVGITRAKSAVLVVGSGSTLRRSVQWNKLVESAEKRNCLFKVSKPYPSFLSDGNLASMKARMDKPPPATDVVNNDLPTDTYAQQIDQGQPEDNDYGDGDADMGYGGDDD; via the exons ATGGCATTGGACAAAGAAAAGCTCCAAGAAGAATCCGTAATCCGTCGTTTCTACCAGATTATTCTTAGTTGGAATTACGTTACTCTTCTGAAACATAAACACAATGCAAAAACTAAGCCTCCCAAACTCATGAAGGTGAAAGACAGATACAAAGATGTTGACGATTATATTTCTACCTACGAGCCACTCATTTTCGAAGAAGCTAAATCTCAAATCACCCAAGGGAAAGAGGACGAAGAAGAAG GTGTTGATTGGATGTTTGGGGTGGTAAAGAGTTACACTGAGTCAGATGAATTTCATTTTCTAGAAATTCCTTGTGAATTGGAAGAGGGAGAATCAATTTCACAGAATGATCTCTTACTGATTTCAAATGAAAAG TATGTGGGTGACACAAATACGCACGCATTTGCTTTGGTGGAAAACGTGCGGAGATATTCTGAAGCAAAACTTCTTCGAGTCAGACTCTATCTAGCTGGAGAATTCCCACGTTATAATACAAAAAATATGAGAACTTCCCCAAGGCTGGAAAAAATGCAGTCTTATATATGTGAGACAGAGAGGCAATTGCATTTTTTAAAG ATGTGCAATTTATCTACCATTGCTCGTGAGTATGTGGCTATACAAACAATAAGCATTCTCCCTTTCAAGGATTTAATATTAAATGCTGCTGGAGAGGATTTTGGTACAGATACTGAGGGATGGAAAATCCCATCAGCTTTGAAGGAATATGTTGAAGGTAGTTTCAATCAATATCAACGTCAGGCTATAACA GCTGGTCTATCATCAAAAGCCTTTGTCCTGATACAG GGGCCTCCGGGTACTGGAAAGACTCAGACCATACTTGGGATTCTAAGTACCATTTTACATGCAACTCCAACAAGAGTACATTCAAA GAGTGGGACCTATGAGCTAAAGCATGGGCTGCAATTACCTATTGAGGAGAA ACGTAGACATTGGAAATTGGCATCTCCATGGTTACATAGCGTTAATCCAAGGGACAGTCTGATGCCAAAAGACGGCGATGATGGTTTTTTCCCAACTACTGGAAATGAATTA AAACCTGAAGCTATTACTTCAACTCGTAAGTATCGCGTAAGAGTTCTAGTCTGTGCCCCATCAAATTCTGCTCTTGATGAGATTGTGTTGCGGGTTCTCAGTGGAG GTATCCACGATGAAAATGACCGAGCTTATTGCCCGAAAATTGTTAGGATTGGTCTCAAAGCACACCATTCTATCAAGGCTGTTTCCCTGGACGAACTT GTGAAAAAAAAACGCGCTAGTGCCAACAAATCACCCACTGATAAGCAGAGTAATGCTTCTGCAGGAAGCAATGAAGACAGTATCAGGACTGCAATTTTGGATGAGGCTACAATT GTCTTCTCCACCCTCAGCTTTAGTGGTTCACATCTTTTCACTAAACTAAGTCGGAACTTTGATGTAGTGATTATAGATGAAGCCGCACAAGCT GTGGAACCTGCAACTCTTGTTCCCTTGGCCAATCAGTGCAAAAAAGTTTTTCTG GTTGGTGATCCAGCTCAACTTCCAGCAACTGTAATTTCGGACATTGCCAAGAATCATGG ATATGGTACAAGCTTATTTGAAAGACTGAAGCAGGCTGGTTATCCCATTAAAATGCTGAAGACACAATATCGAATGCATCCTGAG ATAAGAAGCTTTCCCTCTGAGGAGTTTTATGAAAACTCATTGGAAGATGGGGACGGCATCAAATTACAGACAGTACGTGACTGGCACGAGTACCGCTGCTTTGGCCCATTCTCCTTCTTTGACATACACGAGGGAGAAGAAACTAGGCCAACTGGGAGTGGTTCATGGATAAATGTTGCGGAAGTTGATTTTGTCCTACTCTTGTATCAAAAATTGGTAACACTTTATCCGGGGCTCAAGTCAGGCAACCAAGTTGCAATTATATCACCCTATAGTCAACAAGTCAAGCTCTTCCAACAACGTTTTGAAGAGACTTTTGGTGTGTCAGCAGAGAAAGTAGTGGATATATGTACTGTTGACGGTTGCCAG GGACGTGAAAAGGACGTcgccatattttcatgtgtcagaGCAAGCGAAGATAGAGGTATAGGGTTTCTGGAAGACATCCGACGAATGAATGTTGGGATCACTAGAGCGAAGTCTGCAGTGTTG GTGGTTGGGTCTGGCTCTACATTGAGGAGGAGTGTACAATGGAACAAGCTTGTGGAAAGTGCCGAGAAAAGGAACTGTTTATTCAAA GTGTCTAAACCATATCCCTCATTCTTAAGTGATGGAAATCTTGCATCCATGAAAGCAAGGATGGATAAACCACCTCCGGCAACAGATGTTGTAAACAATGATCTGCCAACTGACACCTATGCACAACAGATTGATCAAGGGCAACCTGAGGACAATGATTATGGAGATGGTGATGCTGACATGGGTTATGGAGGTGATGACGATTAG
- the LOC131639215 gene encoding probable helicase MAGATAMA 3 isoform X1 translates to MALDKEKLQEESVIRRFYQIILSWNYVTLLKHKHNAKTKPPKLMKVKDRYKDVDDYISTYEPLIFEEAKSQITQGKEDEEEGEEFFLILLIAGVDWMFGVVKSYTESDEFHFLEIPCELEEGESISQNDLLLISNEKYVGDTNTHAFALVENVRRYSEAKLLRVRLYLAGEFPRYNTKNMRTSPRLEKMQSYICETERQLHFLKMCNLSTIAREYVAIQTISILPFKDLILNAAGEDFGTDTEGWKIPSALKEYVEGSFNQYQRQAITAGLSSKAFVLIQGPPGTGKTQTILGILSTILHATPTRVHSKSGTYELKHGLQLPIEEKRRHWKLASPWLHSVNPRDSLMPKDGDDGFFPTTGNELKPEAITSTRKYRVRVLVCAPSNSALDEIVLRVLSGGIHDENDRAYCPKIVRIGLKAHHSIKAVSLDELVKKKRASANKSPTDKQSNASAGSNEDSIRTAILDEATIVFSTLSFSGSHLFTKLSRNFDVVIIDEAAQAVEPATLVPLANQCKKVFLVGDPAQLPATVISDIAKNHGYGTSLFERLKQAGYPIKMLKTQYRMHPEIRSFPSEEFYENSLEDGDGIKLQTVRDWHEYRCFGPFSFFDIHEGEETRPTGSGSWINVAEVDFVLLLYQKLVTLYPGLKSGNQVAIISPYSQQVKLFQQRFEETFGVSAEKVVDICTVDGCQGREKDVAIFSCVRASEDRGIGFLEDIRRMNVGITRAKSAVLVVGSGSTLRRSVQWNKLVESAEKRNCLFKVSKPYPSFLSDGNLASMKARMDKPPPATDVVNNDLPTDTYAQQIDQGQPEDNDYGDGDADMGYGGDDD, encoded by the exons ATGGCATTGGACAAAGAAAAGCTCCAAGAAGAATCCGTAATCCGTCGTTTCTACCAGATTATTCTTAGTTGGAATTACGTTACTCTTCTGAAACATAAACACAATGCAAAAACTAAGCCTCCCAAACTCATGAAGGTGAAAGACAGATACAAAGATGTTGACGATTATATTTCTACCTACGAGCCACTCATTTTCGAAGAAGCTAAATCTCAAATCACCCAAGGGAAAGAGGACGAAGAAGAAG GTGAAGAGttttttttgattttgttgattgcaGGTGTTGATTGGATGTTTGGGGTGGTAAAGAGTTACACTGAGTCAGATGAATTTCATTTTCTAGAAATTCCTTGTGAATTGGAAGAGGGAGAATCAATTTCACAGAATGATCTCTTACTGATTTCAAATGAAAAG TATGTGGGTGACACAAATACGCACGCATTTGCTTTGGTGGAAAACGTGCGGAGATATTCTGAAGCAAAACTTCTTCGAGTCAGACTCTATCTAGCTGGAGAATTCCCACGTTATAATACAAAAAATATGAGAACTTCCCCAAGGCTGGAAAAAATGCAGTCTTATATATGTGAGACAGAGAGGCAATTGCATTTTTTAAAG ATGTGCAATTTATCTACCATTGCTCGTGAGTATGTGGCTATACAAACAATAAGCATTCTCCCTTTCAAGGATTTAATATTAAATGCTGCTGGAGAGGATTTTGGTACAGATACTGAGGGATGGAAAATCCCATCAGCTTTGAAGGAATATGTTGAAGGTAGTTTCAATCAATATCAACGTCAGGCTATAACA GCTGGTCTATCATCAAAAGCCTTTGTCCTGATACAG GGGCCTCCGGGTACTGGAAAGACTCAGACCATACTTGGGATTCTAAGTACCATTTTACATGCAACTCCAACAAGAGTACATTCAAA GAGTGGGACCTATGAGCTAAAGCATGGGCTGCAATTACCTATTGAGGAGAA ACGTAGACATTGGAAATTGGCATCTCCATGGTTACATAGCGTTAATCCAAGGGACAGTCTGATGCCAAAAGACGGCGATGATGGTTTTTTCCCAACTACTGGAAATGAATTA AAACCTGAAGCTATTACTTCAACTCGTAAGTATCGCGTAAGAGTTCTAGTCTGTGCCCCATCAAATTCTGCTCTTGATGAGATTGTGTTGCGGGTTCTCAGTGGAG GTATCCACGATGAAAATGACCGAGCTTATTGCCCGAAAATTGTTAGGATTGGTCTCAAAGCACACCATTCTATCAAGGCTGTTTCCCTGGACGAACTT GTGAAAAAAAAACGCGCTAGTGCCAACAAATCACCCACTGATAAGCAGAGTAATGCTTCTGCAGGAAGCAATGAAGACAGTATCAGGACTGCAATTTTGGATGAGGCTACAATT GTCTTCTCCACCCTCAGCTTTAGTGGTTCACATCTTTTCACTAAACTAAGTCGGAACTTTGATGTAGTGATTATAGATGAAGCCGCACAAGCT GTGGAACCTGCAACTCTTGTTCCCTTGGCCAATCAGTGCAAAAAAGTTTTTCTG GTTGGTGATCCAGCTCAACTTCCAGCAACTGTAATTTCGGACATTGCCAAGAATCATGG ATATGGTACAAGCTTATTTGAAAGACTGAAGCAGGCTGGTTATCCCATTAAAATGCTGAAGACACAATATCGAATGCATCCTGAG ATAAGAAGCTTTCCCTCTGAGGAGTTTTATGAAAACTCATTGGAAGATGGGGACGGCATCAAATTACAGACAGTACGTGACTGGCACGAGTACCGCTGCTTTGGCCCATTCTCCTTCTTTGACATACACGAGGGAGAAGAAACTAGGCCAACTGGGAGTGGTTCATGGATAAATGTTGCGGAAGTTGATTTTGTCCTACTCTTGTATCAAAAATTGGTAACACTTTATCCGGGGCTCAAGTCAGGCAACCAAGTTGCAATTATATCACCCTATAGTCAACAAGTCAAGCTCTTCCAACAACGTTTTGAAGAGACTTTTGGTGTGTCAGCAGAGAAAGTAGTGGATATATGTACTGTTGACGGTTGCCAG GGACGTGAAAAGGACGTcgccatattttcatgtgtcagaGCAAGCGAAGATAGAGGTATAGGGTTTCTGGAAGACATCCGACGAATGAATGTTGGGATCACTAGAGCGAAGTCTGCAGTGTTG GTGGTTGGGTCTGGCTCTACATTGAGGAGGAGTGTACAATGGAACAAGCTTGTGGAAAGTGCCGAGAAAAGGAACTGTTTATTCAAA GTGTCTAAACCATATCCCTCATTCTTAAGTGATGGAAATCTTGCATCCATGAAAGCAAGGATGGATAAACCACCTCCGGCAACAGATGTTGTAAACAATGATCTGCCAACTGACACCTATGCACAACAGATTGATCAAGGGCAACCTGAGGACAATGATTATGGAGATGGTGATGCTGACATGGGTTATGGAGGTGATGACGATTAG